The Rhodococcus triatomae genome includes a window with the following:
- a CDS encoding heavy metal translocating P-type ATPase — MTTSTDRPVEKAAVFRAPDVVSDAAGRVRFAVPSLRSSRSRAVGIEDALLGVTGVRAAHAYPRTGSVVVWYSRSKASRPEILAAIETGLAVDPSKTPARVPYSADVTNGDLLRMAVGGAALAVLGLRRYAFRRPSVLGPGGRLGATAVTVFTGYPFLRGALRALAGRRSAGTDALVSAATIASLVLRENVVALTVLWLLNIGEYLQDLTLRRTRRAIADLLTGTQDTAWIRLGDGSEVSVDIDSLRAGDEVVVHDHVAIPVDGVVVEGQAVVDQSAITGETLPVTFEEGARIHAGSVVIRGRLVVRATAVGTETTIGRIIARVEEAQEDRAPIETVGAAFSRRFVPASFALSALTLLVTRDVRRAMTMLLVACPCAVGLATPTAISAAIGNGARRGILIKGGSHLEEAGRVDAVVFDKTGTLTVGRPVVTNVVAFDLAWEPEHVLAYAASSEVHSRHPLAEAVIRSTEERHIAIPPHEECEVLVGLGMRTIAAGRTLLLGSPSLLVGEGITLSDDARDWVTRLRREAETPLLLAVDGTLVGLISLRDEVRPGARDVLERLRADGVRRIVMLTGDHPETAAAVAAELGIDEWRAEVLPDDKLEAVRSLQDRGYVVAMVGDGTNDAPALAAADIGIAMGLAGTDVAVETADVALAGDHLERILDTRDLGRHAVAVIRQNYGMSIAVNAIGLLVGAGGALSPVLAAVLHNASSVAVVANSSRLIRYRL, encoded by the coding sequence ATGACCACCAGCACTGACCGGCCGGTCGAAAAGGCAGCAGTTTTCCGGGCGCCCGACGTCGTCTCGGACGCGGCGGGTCGGGTCCGCTTCGCTGTCCCGTCGCTGCGGTCCAGTCGCAGCCGAGCAGTAGGGATCGAGGACGCGCTGCTCGGTGTCACCGGGGTGCGCGCCGCCCACGCGTACCCGCGGACCGGATCGGTCGTCGTCTGGTACTCCCGCAGCAAGGCATCCCGGCCGGAGATCCTCGCCGCGATCGAGACCGGCCTGGCCGTCGATCCGTCGAAGACCCCGGCGAGGGTTCCGTACTCTGCGGACGTCACCAACGGTGATCTGTTGCGCATGGCTGTCGGTGGGGCTGCTCTTGCGGTACTGGGCCTGCGTCGCTACGCATTTCGGCGCCCGTCCGTGTTGGGGCCGGGTGGCCGTCTCGGGGCCACCGCTGTCACCGTGTTCACCGGATATCCGTTCCTGCGCGGCGCGCTCCGTGCCCTCGCCGGGCGGCGTTCCGCCGGCACCGACGCGCTGGTGTCGGCTGCCACGATCGCCAGCCTCGTGCTGCGGGAGAACGTGGTCGCCCTCACCGTGCTGTGGCTGCTCAACATCGGCGAGTACCTCCAGGATCTGACGCTGCGGCGGACCCGTCGCGCGATTGCGGATCTGCTGACCGGGACCCAGGACACGGCGTGGATTCGTCTCGGCGACGGCAGCGAGGTCTCCGTGGACATCGACTCGCTCCGTGCCGGAGACGAGGTCGTCGTGCACGATCACGTGGCGATTCCCGTCGACGGCGTCGTGGTCGAGGGGCAGGCAGTGGTGGACCAGTCCGCGATCACGGGCGAGACGCTCCCGGTGACGTTCGAGGAGGGCGCGCGCATCCACGCCGGTTCGGTGGTGATCCGGGGACGGCTGGTCGTGCGGGCGACCGCGGTCGGGACCGAGACCACCATCGGCCGGATCATCGCGCGGGTGGAGGAGGCGCAGGAGGATCGTGCCCCCATCGAAACCGTCGGCGCGGCGTTCTCCCGGCGATTCGTGCCTGCGTCCTTCGCGTTGTCGGCGTTGACGCTGCTCGTCACCCGCGACGTCCGCCGTGCGATGACCATGCTTCTCGTCGCCTGCCCGTGCGCGGTCGGGTTGGCCACGCCCACCGCGATCAGCGCGGCGATCGGCAACGGCGCCCGGCGGGGAATTCTCATCAAGGGCGGTTCGCACCTCGAGGAGGCCGGTCGCGTCGACGCCGTGGTGTTCGACAAGACGGGCACGCTCACGGTCGGCCGGCCGGTCGTCACCAATGTGGTGGCCTTCGACCTCGCGTGGGAGCCGGAGCACGTTCTGGCCTACGCGGCCAGTTCGGAAGTGCATTCCCGGCATCCGCTGGCGGAGGCGGTGATTCGGAGCACCGAGGAACGGCACATCGCGATCCCGCCGCACGAGGAATGCGAGGTGCTCGTCGGTCTCGGGATGCGGACGATCGCTGCGGGACGCACACTGCTGCTCGGCAGTCCTTCGCTGCTCGTCGGCGAGGGGATCACGCTGTCCGACGATGCCCGCGACTGGGTGACCAGGTTGCGGCGCGAGGCGGAGACACCGCTGCTCCTCGCCGTGGACGGCACGCTGGTGGGGTTGATCAGCCTCCGGGACGAGGTGCGGCCCGGTGCCCGCGACGTCCTCGAACGCCTACGGGCCGACGGGGTCCGGCGCATCGTCATGCTCACCGGCGACCATCCGGAGACGGCGGCGGCTGTCGCGGCCGAACTCGGGATCGACGAGTGGCGCGCGGAGGTGCTGCCCGACGACAAACTGGAGGCCGTGCGGTCCCTGCAGGATCGTGGCTATGTGGTGGCGATGGTCGGCGACGGAACGAACGACGCCCCGGCGCTGGCCGCGGCGGACATCGGCATCGCGATGGGACTGGCCGGGACGGATGTCGCGGTGGAGACGGCAGACGTCGCACTCGCCGGCGACCACCTCGAGCGCATTCTCGATACCCGCGACCTCGGCCGGCACGCGGTCGCGGTGATCCGGCAGAACTACGGGATGTCGATCGCGGTCAACGCGATCGGCCTTCTGGTCGGTGCCGGAGGTGCGCTGTCGCCGGTGCTCGCCGCCGTGCTGCACAACGCCTCGTCCGTCGCCGTCGTCGCCAACAGCTCCCGATTGATCCGCTACCGCCTCTGA
- a CDS encoding GTP-binding protein — MHLEPALDVHLVFGAHPRPRRQLIATLAQREPDQVLPCHDDMGDDEITERATDFVAHRIGRTTAGDTVVIECPDHSHPVHLGAGIAEGIRCALDLDASITSHTVLTETTFHLDLHGEDSTIVRSVIAQIEHAAHIHLVGTAPGEPARSAASAPPELTLALLECLAPAAYLTHRHSTRIGRRARRSRHLASGPGWATILDGEFDVPEIVSTGRPDVSCFRYEQLRPFHPGRLQQVLDDVFDSRAYGWVVRSAGFCRLATRPESTAHWDQAGRSLSFEHLARDAEHDELLAIGQDLAFIGVDLDRRRLSAALDSCTLDDSELIAGPSRWQQYADPFPEWLCP; from the coding sequence GTGCACCTCGAACCGGCCCTCGACGTCCATCTCGTGTTCGGCGCGCACCCGCGACCACGCCGACAGCTGATCGCCACGCTCGCGCAGCGTGAGCCGGATCAGGTCCTCCCGTGCCACGACGACATGGGTGACGACGAGATCACCGAGCGTGCAACGGACTTCGTCGCGCACCGGATCGGGAGGACCACGGCGGGAGACACCGTCGTGATCGAGTGCCCCGACCATTCGCACCCGGTCCATCTGGGCGCCGGCATCGCCGAAGGAATCCGATGCGCCCTCGACCTCGACGCCTCGATCACCTCCCACACCGTGCTCACGGAGACAACCTTCCACCTCGACCTGCACGGCGAGGACTCGACGATCGTGCGCTCGGTGATCGCGCAGATCGAGCATGCAGCGCACATTCACCTGGTCGGCACGGCGCCTGGTGAGCCCGCGAGAAGTGCGGCGAGCGCACCCCCGGAACTGACTCTCGCCCTCCTGGAATGCCTGGCTCCGGCCGCGTACCTCACTCACCGCCACAGCACCCGCATCGGCCGTCGAGCACGCCGTTCCCGTCATCTCGCCTCGGGACCCGGCTGGGCGACGATCCTGGATGGCGAGTTCGACGTGCCCGAGATCGTCTCCACGGGCCGGCCGGACGTCTCGTGCTTCCGCTACGAACAGCTCCGGCCGTTCCATCCCGGACGACTGCAACAAGTGCTCGACGACGTCTTCGACAGCCGGGCCTACGGGTGGGTGGTGCGGTCCGCCGGCTTCTGTCGGCTCGCGACGAGGCCGGAGAGCACCGCCCACTGGGATCAGGCGGGCCGGTCCCTCTCGTTCGAGCACCTTGCCCGCGACGCGGAGCACGACGAACTACTCGCGATCGGGCAGGACCTCGCCTTCATCGGCGTAGACCTCGACCGCCGTCGACTGTCGGCCGCGCTCGACTCCTGCACGCTCGACGACTCGGAACTGATCGCCGGCCCGAGCCGCTGGCAACAGTACGCAGATCCGTTTCCCGAATGGCTGTGCCCCTGA
- a CDS encoding VWA domain-containing protein, protein MLTSHQWALCRAWARGGRFGLALVGDSWGRERLLRELSRRADAVHVGPGTSVTTLTTGDDRLGRRSAPLNDRADRTALAVAAVDTLDPQVAAAITTVRILASAPDWESIPVALRDSLTVVVGVRRRPVGRPRRIPPGGDDVVTAIVRLLDANSLCSHRLDLGAVACVRAVGLDGAAALDLVARFVVAPRLPAVAESPAPQENTTAPPHTSGTAGGDGTDELTPDQAECESGPPRAPLTAGPGPPPAPPARRTVRRILPGRRGAVARDLRGRPRGVSTYHPESGVAVVPTLVGAAREGRRIPTAADLRSWRRVRRGGRILVVILDRSDSMGGLRARDAAAFAERALRSAVADRCELAVIAARGARAELSLAPTRSLHRAHRTIRDLSCGGGTPLASAFELATDLVRLIGRDVDVRCCILTDGAATVRLTGDDRGSAVEQAERELTTLAQLCTRVEVIPCAHPGMRVRRDQLEWLARAGAVVAE, encoded by the coding sequence CCTGGGCTCGCGGCGGACGCTTCGGACTCGCCCTCGTCGGCGATTCCTGGGGCCGCGAACGCCTGCTGCGAGAACTCTCCCGTCGCGCCGACGCGGTGCACGTCGGTCCCGGAACCTCCGTGACGACACTGACGACGGGTGACGACCGGCTCGGACGGCGCAGCGCGCCTCTGAACGACCGCGCCGATCGCACCGCACTCGCCGTCGCGGCGGTCGACACGCTGGACCCCCAGGTAGCGGCCGCGATCACCACCGTCCGGATCCTCGCCTCGGCGCCCGACTGGGAGTCCATCCCCGTCGCCCTCCGGGATTCGCTGACCGTGGTCGTCGGCGTCCGGCGCCGGCCGGTGGGCCGCCCACGTCGCATCCCGCCCGGTGGAGACGACGTCGTGACGGCGATCGTCCGCCTGCTCGACGCGAATTCCCTGTGCAGCCATCGCCTCGATCTGGGCGCCGTCGCGTGTGTGCGCGCCGTGGGCCTCGACGGGGCGGCAGCACTCGACCTGGTGGCACGGTTCGTCGTCGCTCCGCGTCTCCCCGCAGTCGCGGAATCGCCCGCACCGCAAGAGAACACCACTGCTCCTCCACACACGTCGGGCACCGCCGGCGGCGACGGCACGGACGAGCTGACTCCGGACCAGGCCGAGTGCGAGTCCGGTCCGCCGAGGGCACCGCTCACGGCCGGACCCGGGCCACCGCCCGCTCCACCCGCGCGCCGAACGGTGCGGCGAATACTGCCCGGTCGCCGTGGCGCCGTCGCCCGCGACCTCCGCGGACGCCCGCGCGGCGTGTCCACCTATCATCCGGAATCCGGAGTCGCGGTCGTCCCCACGCTCGTCGGCGCAGCACGCGAGGGCCGCCGTATCCCCACTGCCGCCGATCTCCGCAGCTGGCGCCGAGTTCGCCGGGGTGGGCGGATTCTGGTTGTGATACTCGACCGTTCGGACTCGATGGGCGGTCTCCGCGCACGGGATGCGGCGGCATTCGCAGAACGCGCCCTACGCTCGGCCGTCGCCGATCGGTGTGAGCTCGCCGTGATCGCCGCCCGGGGCGCCCGCGCGGAGCTGTCCCTGGCACCGACCCGGAGTCTGCACCGCGCCCACCGCACGATCCGCGACCTCTCGTGTGGCGGCGGCACCCCGTTGGCTTCGGCATTCGAACTCGCCACCGACCTCGTTCGGCTGATCGGCCGCGACGTCGACGTCCGCTGCTGCATCCTCACCGACGGGGCGGCGACGGTCCGGCTGACCGGCGACGACCGGGGTTCGGCCGTCGAGCAGGCGGAGCGGGAACTGACGACCCTGGCCCAGCTGTGCACCCGAGTCGAGGTCATCCCGTGCGCTCACCCCGGGATGCGGGTGCGCAGGGATCAGCTGGAGTGGCTCGCTCGTGCCGGGGCCGTGGTCGCCGAATGA
- the aztA gene encoding zinc ABC transporter ATP-binding protein AztA — MIVVSDVVVRYGTRAALSGVTATFEPGAITALVGHNGSGKSTLLQALAGTVTPSTGRITGTDRADIAYVPQRSSVRDELPLSVREVVAMGAWRRRGLWRRLSPEDRRAVDAALDRLGVAHLSTRRIGDLSGGQRQRALLAQAVVQRGQIVLLDEPATGLDAEARAVIVDVMRDEARRGAIVVVATHDRRDCRDADQVLRLEDGILSTETTAFGDTVCSDTVHSG, encoded by the coding sequence ATGATTGTCGTAAGCGATGTGGTGGTGCGATACGGGACCAGGGCTGCCCTGAGCGGAGTCACCGCCACGTTCGAACCGGGCGCGATCACAGCCCTGGTCGGCCACAACGGGTCCGGCAAGTCCACTCTGCTCCAGGCGCTGGCGGGCACCGTGACACCGTCCACCGGCCGGATCACCGGCACCGATCGGGCAGACATCGCCTACGTCCCTCAACGCAGTAGCGTGCGAGACGAGCTACCCCTGTCGGTACGCGAGGTCGTCGCCATGGGTGCGTGGCGGCGACGAGGCCTGTGGCGCAGGCTGAGCCCCGAGGATCGCCGCGCCGTCGACGCGGCCCTCGACCGCCTCGGCGTGGCGCACCTGTCGACACGGCGGATCGGCGACCTCTCCGGCGGACAACGCCAACGGGCACTGCTCGCCCAGGCAGTGGTCCAGCGCGGGCAGATCGTCCTCCTCGACGAACCCGCCACCGGGCTCGACGCCGAAGCCCGCGCCGTGATCGTGGACGTCATGCGCGACGAAGCCCGTCGTGGCGCGATCGTGGTCGTCGCCACCCACGACCGGCGCGACTGCCGCGACGCCGACCAGGTCCTGCGGCTCGAGGACGGCATCCTCTCCACCGAGACCACCGCGTTCGGCGACACCGTCTGCAGCGACACCGTGCACAGCGGCTGA
- a CDS encoding DUF1490 family protein has protein sequence MIHGLVAKAASTVVTGAVGVAAVEGVKRLAREGSVRDAAVTVTEWGLRGVRKAEEGAESARLAVSDVVSEARERIGEEAPLPASESPHDHQH, from the coding sequence ATGATTCACGGTCTGGTTGCCAAAGCCGCGTCCACGGTGGTGACGGGTGCTGTCGGGGTGGCCGCCGTCGAAGGCGTGAAGCGCCTGGCACGCGAGGGCAGCGTCCGCGACGCGGCGGTCACCGTCACGGAGTGGGGGCTGCGCGGGGTCCGGAAGGCGGAGGAGGGCGCCGAGTCGGCGCGGCTCGCGGTGTCCGACGTGGTGTCCGAGGCGCGCGAGCGGATCGGCGAGGAGGCGCCACTGCCCGCGTCGGAGTCGCCGCATGACCACCAGCACTGA
- the ykgO gene encoding type B 50S ribosomal protein L36, whose protein sequence is MKVRASLKALKKLPGSQVVKRKGRIYVINKQNPRFKARQG, encoded by the coding sequence GTGAAGGTTCGTGCATCGCTCAAGGCGTTGAAGAAGCTGCCCGGTTCGCAGGTGGTCAAGCGCAAGGGCCGGATCTACGTGATCAACAAGCAGAACCCCCGGTTCAAGGCCCGGCAGGGCTGA
- a CDS encoding ABC transporter, giving the protein MKSTSIRRISAVALALGLVATGCGSDEDGATGEPAATGARPGSDLQADEGSTEVDGPQPRLVVSDADSGRVDVLDLESGENIATFDVQEPSRLTDVGGRYAFATAAASSGEDGRVHVIDVGSWTIDHGDHTHSYVRSPAELGVLSGDDPAHIVAGDGKVAVFFDGEGEADVLDNSGLRNGDVTVTGTVETGGPHHGVVIPVSDHFVTSRPSGEADDSRPSSFELRDGGGEFVQEFTDFCPRMHGQAAFRTYAIAACDDGVFVASVADGQWISEKVGYPPGITAETRPSSFRTQDKLPVVVAPAGPAASNAGILLFDTATRQWSQIATPEPVLSVNLSGDGRNALAVLADRTFRVYDAATGEETGSSSVLAEPFDPSDRSATAPVVVVGGNRAYVADPAAEVVLEIDYRDGARVARTLDVGVAPASMTLAGF; this is encoded by the coding sequence ATGAAGTCGACGAGTATCCGTCGTATCTCGGCCGTGGCGCTCGCGCTGGGCCTCGTCGCCACAGGCTGTGGGAGTGACGAGGACGGCGCGACGGGCGAACCCGCGGCGACCGGTGCGAGGCCCGGGAGCGACCTCCAGGCAGACGAGGGATCGACCGAGGTCGACGGTCCACAACCCCGGTTGGTCGTGTCGGATGCCGATTCGGGACGAGTGGACGTGCTCGATCTGGAGTCGGGTGAGAACATCGCGACCTTCGACGTACAGGAGCCGTCGCGGCTCACCGACGTCGGTGGCAGGTACGCATTCGCCACCGCAGCGGCCTCGTCCGGCGAGGACGGCCGGGTCCACGTGATCGACGTCGGTTCCTGGACGATCGATCACGGAGACCACACGCATTCCTATGTCAGATCGCCCGCCGAACTGGGAGTGCTGAGCGGCGACGATCCGGCTCACATCGTTGCCGGGGACGGCAAGGTGGCCGTGTTCTTCGACGGTGAGGGCGAGGCCGACGTGCTGGACAACTCCGGTCTTCGGAACGGGGATGTCACGGTGACCGGCACCGTCGAGACCGGCGGCCCACATCACGGAGTGGTGATCCCGGTGTCCGATCACTTCGTGACCTCGCGTCCCTCGGGAGAGGCGGACGACTCGCGGCCGAGCTCGTTCGAACTACGCGACGGTGGAGGGGAGTTCGTCCAGGAGTTCACGGACTTCTGCCCGCGGATGCACGGGCAGGCAGCGTTCCGCACCTACGCGATCGCGGCGTGCGATGACGGCGTGTTCGTGGCGAGCGTCGCGGACGGGCAGTGGATCTCGGAGAAGGTTGGGTATCCGCCGGGGATCACCGCCGAGACGCGCCCCTCCTCGTTCCGGACCCAGGACAAGCTGCCGGTCGTCGTCGCCCCGGCCGGGCCGGCGGCGAGCAATGCGGGAATCCTCTTGTTCGACACCGCCACCCGGCAGTGGTCACAGATCGCGACCCCCGAGCCGGTGCTGAGCGTGAATCTCTCCGGGGACGGTCGCAACGCCCTCGCGGTGCTTGCCGACCGTACGTTCCGGGTCTACGACGCGGCTACGGGCGAGGAGACGGGTTCGTCGTCCGTCCTCGCGGAGCCGTTCGATCCGAGTGACCGGAGCGCGACCGCGCCGGTGGTCGTCGTCGGCGGCAACCGGGCGTACGTCGCGGATCCCGCCGCCGAGGTAGTGCTGGAGATCGACTATCGCGACGGCGCTCGCGTGGCGCGGACTCTCGACGTCGGCGTGGCTCCCGCTTCCATGACGCTGGCAGGCTTCTGA
- the aztC gene encoding zinc ABC transporter substrate-binding protein AztC produces the protein MRRRLVGAAAVLVAAVLGSALSGCESAAGSNGPLVVVTTNILGDVVENVVGDEVEVMVLMPRDADPHSFEISAAEAARVERSDLVVSNGLGLEEGITKTVDTARSEGIPVLEVGPAVNPLDYVAGQSSGMPDPHFWTDPERMATAVSAIERAVVDSVPGVDATAVSARAQEYLAELEALTSRMQSRFESLPPDRRKLVTNHHVFGYLAERFGFEVIGAVVPSGTTLASPSASDLSELTATISAAGVPAIFVDSSQPDRLAQVLASEADTPVEVRALFTESLGSEGSGASTYIEMMDSNSLAIQEGLSR, from the coding sequence ATGCGTCGCCGTCTCGTCGGTGCCGCCGCCGTCCTGGTGGCTGCCGTACTCGGGTCCGCGCTCTCCGGGTGCGAGTCGGCGGCCGGATCGAACGGTCCACTCGTGGTGGTCACCACCAATATCCTCGGTGACGTCGTGGAGAACGTCGTCGGCGACGAGGTCGAGGTCATGGTGCTCATGCCGCGTGACGCCGACCCGCATTCGTTCGAGATCTCCGCGGCCGAGGCGGCGCGGGTGGAGCGATCCGATCTTGTCGTCTCCAACGGTCTCGGGCTCGAGGAAGGGATCACGAAGACGGTCGACACGGCACGGTCGGAAGGAATTCCGGTCCTCGAGGTCGGTCCCGCGGTGAACCCGCTGGACTATGTGGCAGGGCAGTCGTCGGGTATGCCCGATCCGCATTTCTGGACGGATCCGGAACGGATGGCGACGGCCGTGTCGGCCATCGAGCGCGCCGTCGTCGACAGCGTGCCCGGAGTCGACGCGACAGCGGTCTCGGCCAGGGCGCAGGAATATCTCGCCGAACTCGAGGCCTTGACCTCCCGCATGCAGTCGCGGTTCGAGTCGCTACCTCCGGATCGGCGGAAGCTGGTGACCAATCACCACGTCTTCGGCTATCTGGCGGAACGTTTCGGCTTCGAGGTGATCGGCGCTGTCGTACCCAGCGGAACCACGTTGGCGTCACCGAGCGCCTCGGATCTGTCCGAACTGACGGCCACGATCTCCGCGGCCGGTGTCCCGGCGATCTTCGTCGACTCGTCCCAGCCCGATCGGTTGGCTCAGGTCCTTGCCTCGGAGGCCGACACTCCGGTCGAGGTGAGAGCGCTGTTCACCGAGTCGCTGGGCAGTGAGGGCTCGGGCGCGAGCACGTACATCGAGATGATGGACTCCAATTCCCTGGCGATCCAGGAAGGTCTTTCGCGGTGA
- the aztD gene encoding zinc metallochaperone AztD, whose amino-acid sequence MAALGLSAVLIASCSSSDAEAGQDGAATAEPTSVAAATPRLAVSHDGGILVLDAESLEVVGSAESEGFVRLNPAGDGRHVFVSTGSGFTALDTGTWTDGTSHYTAEPALTDITFSAETPGHVVRHAGKTVLFDDGTGLVRIFDSSDLSEGEPDVTEYTTPEPHHGVAVELSDGSLLTTIGDEEERTGIVVLDRDRNEIARNEDCPGVHGEAVAADEAVVVGCQTGVLVYRDGTITKIASPDPYGRIGNQAGDEESPVLLGDYKSDPDADLERPERVALVDTRTGRLDLVDLGTSYTFRSLGRGPHGEALVLGTDGRLHVIDVDTKQVTNSIDVIDPWTEPEKWQEPRPALFVEDHTAYVTDPATNSVHAVDIEGGTVTASVELPETPNEITGVTG is encoded by the coding sequence ATGGCGGCCCTCGGGCTCTCCGCCGTACTGATCGCTTCCTGTTCCTCCTCGGACGCGGAGGCCGGCCAGGACGGCGCGGCCACGGCCGAGCCCACTTCGGTTGCGGCCGCCACCCCTCGGCTCGCGGTGTCCCACGACGGTGGAATTCTCGTGCTCGATGCCGAAAGCCTCGAGGTCGTCGGATCCGCGGAGTCGGAAGGCTTCGTCCGGCTCAATCCGGCAGGCGACGGGCGCCATGTCTTCGTCAGCACGGGCAGTGGATTCACGGCGCTCGACACCGGTACGTGGACGGACGGCACCTCGCACTACACCGCGGAGCCGGCACTGACCGACATCACCTTCTCCGCGGAGACCCCCGGCCACGTGGTCCGTCACGCAGGCAAGACGGTCCTCTTCGACGACGGCACCGGGCTGGTCCGGATCTTCGACTCCTCGGACCTGTCCGAGGGTGAGCCGGACGTGACGGAGTACACGACCCCGGAGCCACACCACGGTGTCGCGGTAGAACTCTCGGACGGCAGCCTGCTCACCACGATCGGTGACGAGGAGGAGCGTACGGGGATCGTCGTCCTCGATCGCGACCGTAACGAGATCGCCCGCAACGAGGACTGCCCCGGAGTGCACGGCGAGGCGGTGGCCGCGGACGAGGCAGTCGTCGTCGGCTGCCAGACCGGCGTCCTCGTCTATCGGGACGGCACCATCACCAAGATCGCGAGCCCGGACCCGTACGGCCGCATCGGCAATCAGGCAGGCGACGAGGAATCTCCGGTTCTCCTCGGCGACTACAAGTCCGATCCAGATGCGGATCTGGAGCGCCCGGAGCGGGTGGCACTCGTCGACACCCGGACGGGCCGACTCGATCTGGTGGACCTCGGTACGAGTTACACCTTCCGTTCGTTGGGTCGGGGACCGCACGGTGAGGCGCTCGTCCTCGGCACCGACGGTCGTCTCCACGTCATCGACGTCGATACCAAGCAGGTGACGAACTCCATCGACGTGATCGATCCGTGGACCGAGCCGGAGAAGTGGCAGGAGCCGCGACCGGCGCTGTTCGTCGAGGATCACACGGCGTACGTGACCGACCCGGCCACCAACTCCGTGCACGCCGTCGACATCGAGGGTGGGACGGTGACGGCCTCCGTCGAGTTGCCCGAGACGCCCAACGAGATCACCGGTGTGACCGGCTGA
- the aztB gene encoding zinc ABC transporter permease AztB has translation MQWLLDPFTATFVQRALAAGLLVSVLCALVGTWVVIRGMAFMSEAVSHGMLPGVAIAYLAGANLLLGAAASAVVMILGVAWVTTRSRLSEDTGIGLLFVGMLALGVVIVSRARSFAVDLTAFLFGDVLSATRGDLIWLGCAVAVAGAISVVAYRPFVALVFDERKAFTLGMRPRLAHVLLLALVVLAVVASFRIVGTLLVFGLLVAPSATAALCRRSIVSTMAIAVLLGWSATFFGLVVSWHANTAAGATIAGLAVLQFFVVAALGSAASGLRGRAATEGESVRTSLQ, from the coding sequence GTGCAGTGGCTACTCGATCCTTTCACCGCGACCTTCGTCCAACGGGCGCTGGCTGCGGGATTGCTGGTATCGGTCCTGTGTGCCCTGGTGGGCACGTGGGTGGTGATACGCGGTATGGCGTTCATGAGCGAGGCCGTGTCGCACGGCATGCTTCCCGGGGTGGCGATCGCCTACCTCGCCGGTGCGAATCTGCTTCTGGGCGCCGCCGCGAGCGCCGTGGTGATGATTCTCGGTGTCGCATGGGTGACCACACGCTCCCGGCTGTCCGAGGACACCGGAATCGGACTGCTGTTCGTTGGAATGCTCGCCCTCGGCGTCGTCATCGTGTCCCGGGCGCGGTCCTTCGCCGTCGATCTGACGGCATTCCTGTTCGGTGACGTCCTGTCCGCCACCCGGGGTGACCTGATCTGGCTCGGGTGCGCGGTGGCCGTGGCAGGGGCGATCTCCGTCGTGGCCTACCGGCCCTTCGTCGCGCTGGTGTTCGACGAGCGCAAGGCGTTCACGCTCGGAATGCGACCACGGCTGGCCCACGTGCTCCTCCTGGCGCTCGTCGTGCTCGCGGTCGTCGCCTCGTTCCGAATCGTGGGGACCCTGTTGGTCTTCGGTCTGCTGGTCGCGCCGTCGGCGACGGCGGCACTGTGTCGTCGATCGATCGTGTCCACGATGGCGATCGCGGTTCTGCTCGGCTGGAGCGCGACCTTCTTCGGGCTGGTGGTGTCCTGGCACGCGAACACCGCGGCGGGGGCGACGATCGCGGGCCTCGCGGTTCTGCAGTTCTTCGTCGTCGCCGCGCTCGGTTCCGCGGCCTCCGGACTACGCGGGCGGGCCGCCACCGAGGGGGAGTCGGTTCGGACTTCGCTACAGTAG